Proteins from a genomic interval of Deltaproteobacteria bacterium:
- a CDS encoding dynamin family protein — translation MSDRSGEAQPRAWGALATQLNQAVARAHDVLHPHTTLLPQGTLAALDAVLAELARRRVRIALYGEVKAGKSTLLNAIAGAPLSPVAFEPLTSVPLRVTYGEATTWLAAGRRFECSDGIEPLLRDNGAGIDEVVVETPLDLLQLGGQVEVLDTPGLGSAAQLDAVTANTLRTLDAVILVVRYPALFTQFTRRLMTGLQADTGKLFVVWNLDGACAELAGAERARHAENLRANVAGAHELFLVDARAAFRAAQARDPAGTAATGISALTDALARFVSSDSRNVTALREAAKRSEPQLRAAHATLSRRRAELDRALIEARTRLQDAQDTAAAEAAAAQAQLAEFDAGLARLVAQHTSAATKAAAAFSKRLRRARRRWLWRGDFAELEATTLAALARYTGEVQRALHAAGEAICSAAADFGTTVAGRPPAHAELTLTDLAPDDRRQLAATGHAQWLRRALWQRWYLPGLAAIERTGIGADVAGQAAWITAFASEARLGAADTTAERLAEIDRRAQSELQQIRTETNFAANEAEFARLTEDLPVLAAEAEAVSAIATAARGLLPPTTAAVP, via the coding sequence ATGTCTGATCGCAGCGGCGAAGCACAACCGCGGGCCTGGGGAGCGCTGGCAACTCAACTGAACCAGGCGGTAGCGCGCGCGCACGACGTGCTGCACCCGCACACCACGCTCCTGCCGCAGGGCACGCTGGCGGCGCTCGACGCGGTGCTCGCCGAGTTGGCGCGCCGGCGTGTGCGCATCGCCCTGTACGGCGAGGTCAAGGCCGGCAAGTCGACACTGCTCAACGCCATCGCCGGCGCACCCTTGTCGCCGGTCGCCTTCGAGCCGCTCACCTCGGTTCCCCTGCGCGTCACTTACGGTGAAGCCACCACCTGGCTGGCAGCGGGCCGGCGTTTCGAGTGCAGCGACGGGATCGAGCCGCTGCTGCGCGACAACGGCGCCGGCATCGACGAGGTGGTGGTCGAAACCCCGCTCGATCTGCTTCAGCTCGGCGGCCAGGTGGAAGTGCTGGATACGCCCGGGCTCGGCAGTGCCGCTCAGCTCGACGCTGTCACTGCCAACACCCTGCGTACCCTTGACGCCGTGATCTTGGTGGTACGCTACCCCGCCCTGTTCACCCAGTTCACTCGCCGGCTCATGACCGGCTTGCAGGCGGACACCGGCAAGCTGTTCGTGGTCTGGAACCTCGACGGCGCCTGTGCCGAACTGGCTGGCGCGGAGCGCGCGCGCCACGCCGAGAACTTGCGCGCCAACGTCGCCGGGGCACACGAGCTGTTTCTCGTAGACGCCCGCGCCGCCTTCCGCGCGGCGCAAGCGCGCGACCCGGCCGGCACCGCGGCCACCGGGATTAGCGCTTTGACCGATGCGCTCGCGCGCTTCGTGTCATCAGACAGCCGTAACGTCACCGCCTTGCGCGAGGCGGCCAAGCGCAGCGAGCCGCAGCTGCGCGCCGCCCACGCCACCCTGAGCCGGCGCCGCGCCGAATTGGATCGCGCGCTGATCGAGGCCCGCACGCGCTTGCAGGACGCGCAAGATACTGCCGCTGCTGAAGCAGCCGCGGCGCAGGCGCAGCTGGCCGAGTTCGACGCCGGCCTCGCTCGACTCGTGGCGCAGCATACCAGCGCTGCCACCAAAGCAGCCGCGGCCTTTAGCAAACGGTTACGGCGTGCCCGCCGGCGCTGGTTGTGGCGCGGCGACTTCGCCGAGCTTGAAGCCACCACCTTGGCCGCACTAGCGCGCTACACCGGCGAGGTGCAGCGCGCGCTGCACGCGGCCGGCGAGGCCATCTGCTCCGCGGCCGCGGACTTCGGCACCACCGTGGCCGGCCGCCCGCCGGCGCACGCCGAGCTGACGCTGACCGATCTCGCACCGGACGATCGCCGTCAGCTGGCTGCCACCGGCCACGCGCAGTGGCTACGGCGCGCTCTGTGGCAGCGCTGGTATTTGCCCGGACTCGCCGCGATCGAGCGCACCGGTATCGGTGCCGATGTCGCCGGCCAGGCGGCTTGGATCACCGCCTTCGCCAGCGAAGCACGTCTCGGTGCCGCGGACACCACCGCCGAGCGCCTCGCCGAAATCGATCGCCGGGCGCAAAGCGAGCTGCAACAGATCCGGACCGAAACCAATTTCGCCGCCAACGAGGCGGAGTTTGCGCGCCTGACTGAAGACCTGCCGGTACTCGCCGCCGAGGCTGAGGCCGTCAGCGCCATCGCCACCGCCGCGCGCGGCTTGCTGCCACCCACCACCGCGGCGGTGCCATAA
- a CDS encoding molybdopterin-dependent oxidoreductase gives MEKLRGDWAEAYRRKWSWERVAWSSHNVDCYPSGCPLHAYVKDGRIVREEAAGSLPQIEAGIPDMNPMGCQKGACWPQLLSAPDRVTQPLKRIGERGEGKFKAVSWDEALGDIAGAILDAIQEQGPESIIVPMTPEMGAAPARIFANYLGAVITDGSAEFHDFSPGFHLTWGLFNPVASMDDWFLAELTLIWHANPVYTYITMYHYLAESRYNGGEVVTIAPDYSPSAIHADYHQPIRIGTDAALALGMCKVIIDAGLFNRAFVQEQTDLPLLVRRDTGRFLRGSDLSPDDRDDQFFWWDALTNVLTPAPRGTLAATGVDPALSGTFTVTLADGSEVEAEPVFARLVRHLEHYTPERAGTLCGIHPDNIRALARKVATRKTKIFVGCNSGKSYHGDLMERAMALLLALTGNWGKKGTGVRSWAVIGLDGQAFMAQKGAAGQEAAQRFLANLTRMRRLLGAADPTMTTEMLQNRAAEMAGELGGMGRTVAPVFLWYHRYGYRERWDNPDNHDPAMPRPFSAYLNEAAAKGWWDGSLPQIWQDVSPRVLIEAGGNLLRRQRGGQALLLEHLWPQLKLIVSIDSRLNTTGMYCDYILPAAQHGEKLQHSMPSVHHLNCVLADRAVAPAGAALSDYEIGVRLLEKIEQCAAARGLSEFTDRNGRARSLQGLVAAFTLGGAVRDDEARFDEAVRDNAVYGVLPPGTSLATLRQKGAIRFSGWGIVGHGAAQASPLRPDEVHNPLRWHTEDKVPYDTLVRRAQFYIDHEWFLEAGEELPVHKESPGHGGPQRRFQLTSGHNRWSIHSMNMLNRTLLNTHRGEPFVFINDGDAATLGIANGELVRVVSDVGEIRVSGKISPACRPGQLILYNGFEPFMHPGWRGQSELEPGQMKWLGLAGGYGHLKYRAFSWQPVPTDRAVRVDLQKLG, from the coding sequence ATGGAAAAGCTGCGCGGCGACTGGGCTGAGGCGTATCGCCGCAAGTGGAGCTGGGAGCGGGTGGCATGGAGCAGCCACAACGTCGACTGCTACCCCTCGGGCTGCCCACTACACGCCTACGTGAAGGACGGCCGCATTGTGCGCGAGGAGGCGGCCGGCTCCTTGCCCCAGATCGAAGCGGGCATTCCGGACATGAATCCCATGGGCTGCCAAAAAGGCGCGTGCTGGCCGCAGCTGCTGAGCGCACCCGATCGCGTAACCCAGCCGCTCAAGCGCATCGGCGAGCGCGGCGAGGGCAAGTTCAAAGCGGTGTCGTGGGACGAAGCCCTAGGTGACATCGCCGGCGCCATCCTCGACGCGATTCAGGAGCAGGGGCCGGAGTCGATCATCGTGCCCATGACGCCGGAGATGGGCGCGGCGCCTGCGCGCATCTTCGCCAACTACCTCGGCGCCGTCATCACCGACGGCAGCGCGGAATTCCACGACTTCAGCCCCGGCTTCCACCTCACCTGGGGCCTGTTCAATCCGGTGGCGTCGATGGACGACTGGTTTCTCGCCGAGCTGACGCTGATCTGGCACGCCAACCCGGTCTACACCTACATCACCATGTACCACTACCTCGCCGAGTCGCGTTACAACGGCGGCGAAGTCGTCACCATCGCGCCCGATTACAGCCCGTCGGCCATCCACGCTGACTACCACCAGCCCATTCGCATCGGCACCGACGCGGCCCTGGCCTTGGGCATGTGCAAGGTGATCATCGACGCCGGGCTGTTCAACAGAGCGTTCGTGCAGGAGCAGACCGACTTGCCCCTGCTCGTGCGGCGCGACACCGGCCGCTTTCTGCGCGGCAGCGACCTCAGCCCCGATGACCGCGACGACCAGTTCTTCTGGTGGGACGCGCTCACCAACGTACTCACACCGGCGCCGCGCGGCACGCTGGCGGCCACCGGCGTTGACCCCGCGCTCTCGGGTACTTTCACCGTCACCCTCGCCGACGGCAGCGAGGTCGAGGCCGAGCCCGTATTCGCGCGCTTGGTCCGCCACCTCGAACACTACACGCCGGAGCGAGCCGGCACGCTGTGCGGGATTCACCCCGACAACATCCGTGCGCTGGCGCGCAAGGTGGCCACGCGCAAGACCAAGATCTTCGTCGGCTGCAACTCGGGCAAGTCGTACCACGGCGACCTGATGGAGCGCGCCATGGCGTTGCTGCTGGCGCTCACCGGCAACTGGGGCAAGAAGGGCACCGGCGTGCGCTCGTGGGCCGTCATCGGCCTCGACGGCCAGGCCTTCATGGCGCAGAAAGGCGCCGCCGGCCAAGAGGCGGCGCAGCGCTTCCTGGCTAATCTCACCCGCATGCGCCGTCTGCTGGGCGCCGCCGATCCGACTATGACCACCGAGATGCTGCAGAACCGCGCCGCCGAAATGGCCGGTGAACTCGGCGGCATGGGCCGCACCGTCGCGCCGGTCTTCCTCTGGTACCACCGGTACGGCTACCGCGAGCGCTGGGATAACCCCGACAATCACGACCCCGCCATGCCGCGGCCTTTCTCCGCCTACCTCAACGAAGCCGCCGCCAAGGGCTGGTGGGACGGCAGCCTGCCGCAAATCTGGCAGGACGTGTCACCGCGAGTGCTGATCGAAGCCGGCGGCAACCTGCTCCGCCGCCAGCGTGGTGGACAAGCGCTGCTGCTCGAGCACCTGTGGCCGCAGCTCAAATTGATCGTGTCGATCGACTCGCGGCTCAATACCACCGGCATGTACTGCGACTACATCTTGCCCGCGGCCCAACACGGCGAGAAGCTCCAGCACAGCATGCCCTCGGTGCATCACCTCAACTGCGTGCTCGCCGATCGCGCGGTGGCGCCCGCCGGCGCGGCGCTCTCGGATTACGAGATCGGCGTGCGCCTGCTGGAAAAGATCGAGCAATGCGCAGCGGCTCGCGGCCTGAGCGAGTTCACCGACCGCAACGGCCGCGCCCGCAGCCTCCAGGGCCTGGTTGCCGCCTTCACCCTAGGCGGCGCGGTGCGCGATGACGAGGCACGCTTCGATGAGGCCGTGCGCGACAACGCCGTCTACGGCGTGCTACCGCCCGGCACTAGCTTGGCGACGCTGCGCCAAAAGGGCGCCATCCGCTTCTCCGGCTGGGGCATTGTCGGTCACGGGGCCGCGCAAGCCTCGCCCTTGCGGCCCGACGAGGTCCACAACCCGTTGCGCTGGCACACCGAGGACAAAGTCCCCTACGACACCTTGGTGCGGCGGGCTCAGTTCTACATCGACCACGAGTGGTTCCTCGAAGCCGGCGAGGAACTACCGGTGCACAAGGAGTCCCCCGGCCATGGCGGCCCGCAGCGCCGCTTTCAGCTCACCAGCGGCCACAACCGTTGGAGCATTCACTCGATGAACATGCTCAACCGAACGTTGCTCAACACCCATCGCGGCGAGCCCTTCGTGTTCATCAACGACGGCGACGCCGCCACGCTCGGCATCGCCAACGGCGAGCTGGTGCGGGTGGTCAGCGACGTCGGCGAGATCCGCGTCAGCGGCAAGATTTCACCCGCTTGCCGTCCGGGCCAACTGATCCTGTACAACGGTTTCGAGCCCTTCATGCACCCGGGCTGGCGCGGCCAGTCGGAGCTTGAACCCGGGCAGATGAAATGGCTCGGCTTGGCGGGAGGCTACGGCCATCTCAAGTACCGGGCCTTCTCCTGGCAGCCGGTGCCGACCGATCGAGCCGTGCGGGTCGACCTGCAGAAGCTCGGCTGA
- a CDS encoding class II aldolase/adducin family protein, translated as MLTDAEAKEQIIQITNELFAMGLLTATGGNISARAGDGESFWITPSRMYKGGIADEDLVHVLPDGTVIEGTRAPSVEHQMHAQSYRVRPDALGAVHTHAPFATAFGICNQAFPPINTDAVFLRDTVTVPWYMPGSRELADAVGEALKKSRGAILQNHGLMAVGKTLRDAATRSMMLEETAKLTLYCKQFGGTVSLLPGDWVEQLAGLAEFI; from the coding sequence ATGCTGACTGATGCGGAGGCCAAGGAACAGATCATCCAGATCACGAACGAGCTATTCGCGATGGGGCTGCTGACCGCCACCGGCGGCAATATCAGCGCCCGTGCGGGTGACGGCGAGAGCTTCTGGATTACCCCGAGCCGCATGTACAAGGGCGGCATCGCGGACGAGGATCTCGTACACGTCTTGCCCGACGGCACGGTGATCGAGGGCACGCGGGCGCCGTCAGTTGAGCATCAAATGCACGCCCAGTCGTACCGCGTGCGGCCGGATGCGCTGGGGGCGGTGCACACGCATGCGCCGTTCGCGACCGCCTTCGGCATCTGCAACCAAGCGTTTCCGCCGATCAATACCGACGCTGTGTTTCTGCGCGATACGGTGACGGTGCCATGGTACATGCCGGGCTCGCGCGAGTTGGCCGACGCCGTCGGCGAGGCGCTGAAAAAGAGCCGCGGGGCAATCCTGCAGAACCACGGCCTGATGGCGGTGGGCAAGACCCTGCGCGACGCGGCGACGCGCTCGATGATGCTGGAAGAAACCGCGAAGTTGACGCTCTACTGCAAGCAGTTCGGCGGCACCGTCAGCCTGCTGCCCGGCGATTGGGTAGAGCAACTCGCCGGGCTCGCCGAATTCATCTGA
- a CDS encoding radical SAM protein, translated as MIRARLTGHYREDARYPAAMVNITNRCNLACAHCFIYRDGNPNEEPASVRDEMGDDAMLETLAGLRDRHGIVSMLWMGGEPLLRHRLLAEGVKLFARNTITTNGTVALVDFGPDVLYVVSLDGPQEINDAIRGRGTYAKVLRTFERMAADFATPVQVQCVVTKRNQHRLEELVRALRPTRVGWMTFSFYVPPARGVSEDAWATNEERAAAVREVVRLKTCYPGFIRNSARSLELMLPPHCERVTSACPSQANVLPLWMEGDQFVTPFCCYGNDVDCSRCGAWVVFNLAAKLGYSAAGPVQAPADAGASGRAVA; from the coding sequence ATGATTCGCGCCAGGCTGACTGGGCACTACCGCGAGGACGCGCGCTATCCGGCGGCGATGGTGAACATCACCAACCGCTGCAACCTCGCGTGCGCGCACTGCTTCATCTACCGCGACGGCAACCCCAACGAAGAGCCCGCCTCGGTGCGCGATGAGATGGGCGATGACGCCATGCTCGAAACCCTGGCCGGGCTGCGCGATCGTCATGGCATCGTCTCGATGCTCTGGATGGGCGGCGAGCCGCTGCTGCGCCATCGTCTGCTCGCCGAAGGGGTGAAATTGTTTGCACGCAACACCATCACCACCAACGGCACGGTGGCGCTGGTCGATTTCGGCCCCGACGTACTCTACGTCGTCAGCCTCGACGGCCCGCAGGAGATCAACGACGCCATCCGTGGCCGCGGCACGTACGCCAAGGTGCTGCGCACCTTCGAGCGCATGGCGGCCGATTTCGCCACGCCGGTGCAGGTGCAGTGCGTGGTGACCAAACGCAACCAGCACCGGCTCGAAGAACTCGTGCGCGCGCTGCGCCCTACCCGCGTCGGTTGGATGACCTTCTCCTTCTATGTGCCGCCGGCTCGCGGCGTCAGCGAAGACGCTTGGGCAACCAACGAAGAGCGGGCGGCCGCCGTACGCGAAGTCGTGCGGCTGAAGACGTGCTACCCCGGCTTCATCCGCAACTCGGCGCGGAGCTTGGAGCTGATGTTGCCGCCGCATTGCGAGCGGGTCACCTCCGCGTGCCCATCTCAGGCCAACGTTCTGCCGCTGTGGATGGAAGGCGATCAATTCGTCACCCCCTTCTGCTGCTACGGCAACGACGTTGACTGCAGTCGCTGTGGTGCCTGGGTAGTGTTCAACCTGGCGGCCAAGCTCGGCTACTCGGCCGCCGGGCCGGTGCAAGCGCCGGCCGATGCGGGCGCATCCGGTAGAGCTGTGGCATGA
- a CDS encoding alpha/beta hydrolase, producing MPATDHFISLNRLRLHYLDWGNPGAAPLLLLHGGSAHAHWWDWFAPSAVDRFHVIALDLRGHGDSEWAQPAAYEVDDYAADVVAFIAALELRRVRLIGHSLGGTVAAIAAAAGDPAALVLVDSRLKSGDSGLRFMQRLAQMQHPRYRTREQGIAQYRLLPGDCSAPPAILQHLAAHALCRSADGEHWTYKFDRAALAAIRPHDIAAALPQLRCPILAIRGAASPLMPPAGIAALRAAAPRLEDCEIAGAHHHVMLDRPAEFARAVNDFLAKVPR from the coding sequence GTGCCAGCCACCGACCACTTCATCTCGCTCAACCGCCTACGGCTGCATTATCTCGACTGGGGCAACCCGGGGGCGGCGCCGCTGCTGTTGCTGCACGGTGGTTCGGCGCATGCGCACTGGTGGGACTGGTTTGCGCCCTCCGCCGTCGATCGCTTCCACGTCATCGCACTTGATCTGCGCGGCCATGGCGACAGCGAGTGGGCGCAGCCGGCGGCCTACGAGGTCGACGATTACGCCGCCGACGTGGTGGCCTTCATCGCCGCCCTCGAGCTGCGCCGAGTACGGCTGATCGGGCACTCGTTGGGCGGCACCGTTGCCGCCATCGCCGCGGCAGCCGGCGACCCCGCCGCGCTCGTCCTTGTGGACTCGCGCCTCAAATCCGGCGACAGCGGCCTGCGTTTCATGCAGCGTCTAGCCCAAATGCAACACCCGCGCTATCGCACCCGTGAGCAAGGCATCGCGCAATACCGGCTGTTGCCGGGCGACTGCAGCGCACCACCGGCGATCCTGCAGCACCTTGCGGCCCATGCCCTGTGCCGCAGCGCGGATGGCGAGCACTGGACCTACAAGTTCGATCGCGCGGCGTTGGCGGCCATCAGGCCTCACGACATCGCCGCGGCGTTGCCACAGCTGCGCTGTCCGATTCTCGCCATCCGCGGCGCCGCCAGCCCGCTGATGCCGCCGGCCGGCATCGCTGCGCTGCGCGCGGCGGCGCCGCGGTTGGAAGATTGTGAGATCGCCGGCGCGCACCACCATGTGATGCTCGATCGCCCGGCTGAGTTCGCCCGCGCGGTCAACGACTTCCTCGCCAAGGTCCCGCGATAG